A genome region from Arachis duranensis cultivar V14167 chromosome 8, aradu.V14167.gnm2.J7QH, whole genome shotgun sequence includes the following:
- the LOC127741251 gene encoding uncharacterized protein LOC127741251 has product MTINEQNETMITNMRTLTFLLLLFLLYDFLQAHSAQDTLITGQSIPRTRKVLASAGEKFVLGFFSPLENPGQSYLGIWYNTNRTYPGKTVMVWVANRDNPVLGSNGGGVFQIAQDGNLLVTNESGSTFWSSKLDKSSSNNRTVKLTDSGNLVLFQHHDDDGNGTSYIIWQSFQYPTDTFLPGMEIDRAMELTSWRYDGGGGGRESFFTFKMSQTGNNRFRIMDSQNQLHWENDGLNSNDLSPDVLNYLTNFTDAENRPSKYVNTNTSKSLYYSYQDTRIVMNSTGELQFWKWEESEWIMQWKHPSSMCKIHNFCGNFSSCNVDDWMPCKCLPGFRLASEYETQSYEMGMKFPGCVRKSESHGDNRDMVFLNLPKIRLDETDQKEYNTETEEECKFLCLNMSHPQCQAYAYNTSNDYRVVTSSSCRIWTNDLATLQVDQEAGGDLAVLVKSSDIGRTVTCNPCGIYTIPYPLSTGPNCGDPEYYKFNCSYSTGQVSFMMPGGQLKRITWIDENARKFYIKTDDTYHCDYIYQNDKPDPPFYVTNWCFKEDQIEISWQPPLQRPCNEHNDCRGFPHSTCMPTIEGKNRCLCDPKYQWNSSISNCMQDEKSRNHLRDRVHLILIVTLAGVIFLASTMVFGYVWRKKVIDRENIQIQESLYDTERHVKGLIGLGRLEEKHSKGIEVPFYTFGSIVAATDNFSDSNKLGKGGYGPVYKARFPGGQDIAVKRLSSVSTQGLEEFKNETVLIAKLQHRNLVRLRGYCVKGDEKILLYEYMPNKSLDSFIFDRTRTLLLNWQMRFDIILGIARGLLYLHQDSILRVIHRDLKTSNILLDKDMTPKISDFGLAKIFGGKETEASTERVMGTYGYMAPEYALDGFFSIKSDVFSFGVVILEILSGKKNTGFYQFKQTATLLGYAWGLWTENRLTDLMDASFSGNCDENQFIKCSQIALLCVQDEPGDRPTMSNVVTMLDSEIATIPTPTQPTFYAVRRTRSTTPFSSSKPETTMQVESSYQEDMFVCKLQLKEDNKLIIPTCSIAYPIFCHDMHKTTKPPFLTLTGNMRTITFLFLFYLQLPCSFKSCLARDFLNPGQNITGITSVLVSAGQRFVLGFFSPAGNPTETYLGIWYYQSQTFSSELPTVVWVANRDKPILNSHVGVFQIAGDGNLVVKDNYWSSELEGSSSRNRTVKLMDSGNLVLFQNDENIWQSFQHPTDTFLPGMKMDTTMELTCWSGDSDPRPGNFTFKIMSQTAGDNPPYIILNNNKLYWESSGQNGHLNPDSEFDAVAYFLSNFSSSTKLGNPVSPTNYENTRLLMNSTGYLQFLTRDNFQGDWLVYWKAPKSLCDSYNFCGNFFTCNDNNVERCKCLPGFNQVSEGDTNGYCARKSSSCGEGIGFLNLVMVKVRNPDVYYTAANETDCKDKCVKMCPKCQAYSYSVPMDTTRRDLSFSTCWIWTHDLITLQEGYFGRNLSVRVDISDIEATPRSCEPCGTNIVPYPLSTGPNCGDPLYFTFSCNRSTGDLSFVPTTTSDGYTVISIDADSRKFVIKVSSAETYCNLQSRNDKTLQIHFPFNVTNECRTEDEVEVTWLPPSEPICNESLDCKGWNHSTCEKTGDSKRCLCNSNYRWNNASLNCDINEAIAIPVGTEQKVNKKSQKSLIIGVTLGSVLVLACAIVSAYLCRRKITYNKDKDKIQRNRGRFYDSERHVKDLMEVEGFEEKDHEDIEVPFFDFESILIATDNFSDANKLGRGGYGPVYKGKLQDEVVAVKRLSSISSQGLLEFKNEVVLIAKLQHRNLVRLRGYCIKGEEKILLYEYMPNKSLDSFIFDPKQSVHLDWQIRFDIILGVARGILYLHQDSRLRVIHRDLKTSNILLDKMMQPKISDFGLARIVGGKETETNTERVVGTYGYMSPEYALDGFFSTKSDVFSFGVVLLEIISGKKNTGFYQSSQVPSLLGYAWKLWTENKLIDLMDMSLVESCNENQFIRCAHAALLCVQDEPSDRPSMSSVVTMLDSETSTLPTPKQPTFFASRGQPTTSSSKSTEINMQFESTTHYQEGR; this is encoded by the exons ATGACAATCAATGAACAAAATGAAACGATGATAACTAACATGAGAACCctcacttttcttcttctactcttcctTCTGTATGATTTTTTGCAGGCGCATTCTGCACAAGATACTCTAATCACCGGCCAAAGCATACCTAGAACTAGAAAAGTTCTTGCTTCAGCCGGTGAAAAATTCGTACTAGGCTTCTTCTCTCCTCTGGAAAACCCAGGTCAAAGTTACCTCGGAATATGGTACAACACCAACAGAACTTACCCAGGAAAAACAGTAATGGTTTGGGTTGCAAATAGAGACAATCCTGTTCTGGGTTCCAATGGTGGAGGAGTCTTCCAAATTGCACAAGATGGAAATCTTCTAGTCACAAATGAATCAGGGTCAACGTTCTGGTCTTCTAAACTTGATAAATCCAGTTCCAATAACAGAACAGTCAAGTTAACCGACTCTGGGAACTTAGTGTTGTTCCAgcatcatgatgatgatggcaatGGAACAAGCTACATAATTTGGCAAAGCTTTCAATACCCAACAGACACGTTTCTTCCCGGAATGGAAATAGACAGAGCCATGGAACTTACTTCTTGGAGATACGACGGCGGTGGCGGTggaagagagagcttcttcaCCTTCAAGATGTCTCAAACAGGAAACAACCGTTTCAGAATCATGGATAGCCAAAACCAACTTCACTGGGAGAATGATGGACTCAATTCCAATGATTTGTCCCCTGATGTGCTTAACTACTTGACAAACTTCACCGATGCAGAAAATCGTCCATCCAAGTATGTCAACACAAACACTTCGAAATCGTTGTACTATTCATACCAAGACACAAGGATCGTGATGAACTCTACAGGAGAGTTACAATTTTGGAAGTGGGAAGAATCTGAATGGATCATGCAATGGAAACATCCTTCAAGCATGTGCAAGATACACAATTTCTGTGGTAACTTTAGCAGCTGCAACGTCGATGATTGGATGCCATGCAAGTGTTTGCCAGGGTTTAGGCTCGCTTCAGAGTATGAAACTCAGAGCTATGAAATGGGGATGAAATTCCCAGGATGTGTGAGAAAGTCAGAATCCCATGGCGACAACAGAGACATGGTGTTCCTCAATCTACCTAAGATAAGACTCGATGAGACAGATCAAAAGGAATATAACACAGAGACTGAAGAAGAATGCAAGTTTTTGTGCTTGAACATGTCTCATCCACAGTGCCAGGCTTATGCATACAACACTTCTAACGACTATCGTGTCGTTACTTCTTCTTCGTGTAGGATTTGGACAAATGATTTAGCTACTCTTCAAGTAGACCAAGAGGCTGGTGGTGATCTTGCTGTTCTTGTCAAGAGTTCAGATATAg GGCGAacagtgacatgtaatccttgCGGAATATATACAATTCCTTATCCGCTAAGTACAGGGCCAAACTGTGGAGACCCGGAATACTATAAGTTCAATTGCAGCTACTCAACAGGGCAGGTAAGTTTCATGATGCCCGGAGGACAATTGAAAAGAATTACTTGGATCGACGAAAATGCCAGAAAGTTTTACATCAAAACGGATGATACATATCATTGTGATTACATCTATCAAAATGACAAACCTGATCCTCCATTTTATGTGACTAACTGGTGCTTTAAAGAGGATCAAATAGAGATTAGTTGGCAACCGCCACTCCAACGGCCTTGTAATGAGCATAATGACTGCAGGGGTTTCCCTCATTCAACATGCATGCCAACAATTGAAGGGAAAAACAGGTGCCTTTGTgatccaaaatatcaatggaattCCTCAATTTCAAATTGTATGCAAG ATGAGAAATCAAGAAATCATTTGAGGGACCGAGTACATTTGATTCTCATAGTAACTCTTGCTGGTGTGATTTTTCTAGCAAGCACAATGGTATTTGGTTATGTGTGGAGAAAAAAAGTGATAG ACAGGGAAAACATTCAAATTCAGGAGAGCTTGTATGACACTGAAAGGCATGTTAAAGGTTTAATTGGTTTGGGACGTTTAGAAGAAAAACACAGTAAAGGGATTGAAGTGCCATTTTACACTTTTGGAAGCATTGTAGCAGCTACTGATAATTTCTCAGATTCAAACAAGCTTGGAAAAGGAGGTTATGGACCAGTTTACAAG GCAAGGTTTCCCGGAGGTCAAGACATTGCAGTAAAAAGGCTTTCAAGTGTTTCTACTCAAGGGTTAGAGGAGTTCAAGAATGAGACTGTTTTAATTGCCAAACTCCAACATCGGAACCTTGTTAGACTCAGAGGCTACTGTGTAAAAGGGGATGAAAAAATCTTACTCTATGAATATATGCCAAACAAAAGTTTGGACTCATTTATATTTG ATCGGACACGAACTCTGCTCCTGAACTGGCAAATGCGATTTGACATAATTTTGGGCATTGCACGAGGATTGCTATATCTTCACCAAGACTCTATACTAAGAGTAATTCATAGAGACCTAAAAACTAGCAACATTCTTTTAGACAAGGATATGACACCAAAGATTTCAGATTTTGGACTTGCAAAAATATTTGGAGGAAAAGAAACTGAAGCAAGCACAGAGAGAGTCATGGGAACATA TGGATATATGGCACCAGAGTATGCTTTGGATGGATTTTTCTCAATCAAATCTGATGTTTTCAGTTTTGGTGTAGTCATATTAGAGATTCTAAGTGGAAAAAAGAACACAGGATTCTATCAATTCAAACAAACTGCTACCCTTTTGGGATAT GCATGGGGATTATGGACAGAGAATAGGCTTACGGATTTAATGGATGCATCTTTCAGTGGAAATTGCGACGAGAATCAATTTATCAAGTGTTCACAAATTGCACTCTTGTGTGTGCAAGATGAACCAGGTGATCGACCAACCATGTCAAATGTTGTGACAATGCTTGATAGCGAGATTGCAACCATCCCTACTCCTACACAACCAACATTTTATGCAGTTAGAAGGACTAGGAGCACTACTCCTTTTTCTTCAAGCAAACCAGAGACAACTATGCAAGTTGAGAGCAGTTATCAAGAAGACATG TTTGTGTGCAAATTGCAGCTGAAGGAGgataacaaattaataatacCCACATGTTCTATAGCATACCCCATTTTTTGTCATGACATGCATAAAACTACCAAACCTCCATTTTTGACCTTAACAGGTAACATGAGAACAATCactttcctcttcctcttctatcTGCAGTTGCCATGCTCCTTTAAGTCCTGTTTGGCAAGGGATTTCTTAAATCCTGGCCAAAACATAACTGGAATTACAAGTGTTCTTGTTTCAGCTGGACAAAGATTTGTATTAGGCTTCTTTTCTCCAGCTGGAAACCCAACAGAGACTTACCTTGGAATATGGTACTACCAATCACAGACCTTCTCATCAGAACTGCCGACAGTGGTATGGGTGGCCAATAGAGACAAACCAATCTTGAATTCCCATGTTGGAGTGTTCCAAATTGCAGGTGATGGAAACCTCGTGGTCAAAGACAATTACTGGTCCTCTGAACTTGAAGGGTCTTCATCAAGAAACAGGACAGTGAAGCTAATGGATTCAGGGAACCTAGTATTGTTCCAAAACGATGAGAATATATGGCAGAGTTTCCAACACCCCACAGACACGTTTCTTCCGGGTATGAAAATGGATACAACCATGGAACTAACTTGTTGGAGTGGTGACAGTGATCCACGACCTGGGAACTTCACCTTCAAGATCATGTCTCAAACAGCAGGGGACAACCCTCCTTACATAATCTTGAACAACAATAAGCTCTATTGGGAGAGTAGTGGACAAAACGGACACTTGAATCCAGATTCAGAGTTTGATGCTGTAGCTTACTTTTTGAGCAACTTCAGCTCTTCAACGAAACTAGGTAATCCCGTGAGTCCTACGAACTACGAGAACACAAGGCTATTGATGAATTCAACTGGGTATCTTCAGTTTCTAACAAGGGACAATTTCCAAGGTGATTGGTTGGTTTATTGGAAAGCTCCAAAGAGCTTATGCGACTCATACAATTTTTGCGGCAACTTCTTCACCTGCAACGACAACAACGTGGAGCGATGCAAGTGTTTACCGGGATTTAACCAAGTTAGCGAAGGTGATACTAATGGCTATTGTGCTAGAAAATCATCGTCGTGCGGAGAAGGCATAGGGTTCTTGAATTTGGTGATGGTGAAAGTGCGAAACCCTGATGTATATTACACGGCAGCAAATGAAACTGATTGTAAGGACAAGTGCGTTAAAATGTGCCCCAAGTGCCAGGCCTATTCTTATAGTGTTCCTATGGACACTACAAGGCGTGACCTTAGTTTCTCTACTTGCTGGATTTGGACACACGATTTAATTACACTCCAAGAAGGATACTTCGGCCGTAATCTCTCTGTCCGGGTAGATATATCAGACATAG AAGCAACTCCAAGAAGTTGTGAGCCTTGCGGAACAAACATAGTCCCTTATCCGTTGAGCACTGGACCCAATTGTGGTGATCCCTTGTACTTCACGTTCAGTTGCAACCGCTCAACAGGAGACCTTAGTTTCGTACCTACTACGACAAGTGACGGTTACACAGTTATTAGCATTGACGCAGATTCTAGAAAGTTCGTCATCAAAGTCAGTTCTGCGGAAACTTATTGTAATCTGCAAAGTCGTAACGATAAAACTCTGCAAATCCATTTTCCGTTTAACGTGACTAACGAGTGCCGCACAGAAGATGAAGTAGAGGTTACTTGGCTACCACCTTCTGAACCCATCTGCAATGAATCACTGGATTGTAAGGGTTGGAACCACTCAACTTGTGAAAAAACAGGAGATTCTAAGAGGTGTCTTTGCAATTCAAACTATCGTTGGAATAACGCTTCTCTTAATTGTGATATTAATG AAGCAATAGCCATTCCTGTTGGTACAGAACAAAAGGTAAACAAAAAAAGCCAAAAGTCTTTGATTATCGGAGTAACTCTTGGAAGTGTGCTTGTTCTGGCATGTGCTATAGTTTCTGCTTATTTATGTAGAAGGAAAATAACTTACAACAAAG ACAAGGATAAAATTCAGAGAAATCGAGGGAGATTTTATGATAGTGAGAGACATGTGAAGGATTTGATGGAGGTTGAAGGATTTGAAGAAAAAGACCATGAAGACATAGAAGTACCATTCTTTGATTTTGAGAGCATACTAATAGCAACAGATAACTTCTCTGATGCAAATAAGCTTGGACGAGGTGGTTATGGACCGGTCTACAAG GGTAAGCTTCAAGATGAAGTTGTTGCAGTAAAACGGCTTTCAAGTATTTCGTCACAAGGTTTACTTGAGTTTAAGAATGAGGTTGTTTTGATAGCCAAATTACAGCATCGAAATCTTGTTAGGCTAAGAGGCTATTGcatcaaaggagaagaaaagattttACTCTATGAGTATATGCCTAACAAAAGCTTAGACTCATTTATTTTCG ATCCTAAACAAAGTGTACATTTGGATTGGCAAATACGGTTTGACATCATTTTAGGAGTTGCTCGAGGAATATTATACCTTCATCAAGACTCCAGACTAAGAGTAATTCATCGAGATTTAAAAACTAGCAACATTCTTTTGGATAAGATGATGCAACctaaaatttcagattttggcTTGGCAAGAATAGTAGGAGGCAAAGAAACTGAGACGAACACAGAGAGAGTAGTGGGCACTTA tGGATATATGTCTCCTGAATATGCATTAGATGGATTCTTTTCGACCAAATCTGATGTTTTCAGCTTTGGTGTAGTCTTACTAGAGATTATAAGTGGAAAAAAGAACACTGGATTTTATCAATCCAGCCAAGTTCCAAGCCTTTTAGGCTAC GCATGGAAACTGTGGACAGAGAATAAGTTGATAGATTTAATGGACATGAGTTTAGTAGAAAGTTGCAATGAGAATCAGTTTATTAGGTGTGCACATGCTGCACTCTTGTGTGTCCAAGATGAACCAAGTGACCGACCAAGCATGTCAAGTGTAGTGACCATGCTCGATAGTGAGACTTCAACCCTTCCAACCCCAAAACAACCAACATTTTTTGCCAGCAGAGGCCAACCCACAACTTCTTCCAGTAAATCAACAGAAATAAATATGCAATTTGAGAGTACCACTCATTATCAGGAAGGTCGATAG
- the LOC107462061 gene encoding LOW QUALITY PROTEIN: G-type lectin S-receptor-like serine/threonine-protein kinase At4g03230 (The sequence of the model RefSeq protein was modified relative to this genomic sequence to represent the inferred CDS: substituted 1 base at 1 genomic stop codon), producing MRTTLVVFLVSLLQCTSQVVVAKDIMESGQNITSESSSSFLVSAGQRFVLGFFPRPENTSESYLGIWYNTNQIQYPGKQTVVWVANREIPVVSSNVGVFHIADDGNLVLEDASSKRRYWSTSISSASTATNKTRRVQLMDSGNLVLFHEEEDGDYIWQSFQHPTDTFLPGMQMDMDGMELRSGNFTFKMVRKKRYVIYLNDQQLYWENDGLNSDALSPDKLEYLTNWTDIDIPTSSRTKGVNRTMKLSATMNISSTGTWEALYKKYMNTRIVMNSSGEIQYLKWEEEDSTGAGWTMLWRQPSDKCHIYNFCGNFSSCDIADDSRICKCLPGFKENQIQSHEGGSRFPGCNRSTLSLYDSRGMMFINLTMVRVTAPDLKSLAESEDECRISCLNMYLPRCQAYSYNGSVSDYDRLPLTCGIWTQDLTTLQVVQDDGAATASLSVLVNRSDIAPKAKSCEPCGIYVIPYPLSTGPSCGDATYNKFICNNSTGQLNFTISGGESYRVTWIDQNTRRFYIQTSNSYRCDSSSQNRVPDPPFNVTNWCYGADEIEVSWDPAPEPPCNHLADCNDWPHSTCRHKFHPGEKRCFCHSKYHWDASTLTCTQGEESKNHKLLLVVTLTVMLLLAFPVIFAYVWRIKTNPKIDRANILIQESLHDSERQVKGLIGLGGLEDKHSESIAVPFYTYRSIVAATDNFSESNKLGRGGYGPVYKGRFPGGQDIAVKRLSSVSTQGLEEFKNEIVLIAKLQHRNLVRLRGYCIKGDEKILLYEYMPNKSLDSFIFDRSRTLLLEWPMRFDIILGIARGLLYLHQDSQREFNCKHIVHYRIFTHDYXLATYNNRFFFFFSSGYMAPEYALDGYFSIKSDVFSFGVVLLEILSGKKNTGFFQFKQTATLLGYAWGLWTENRLMNLMDTSFSGTCNENQFTKCAQIALLCVQDEPSDRPTMSTVVTMLDSEIATIPIPTQPTFYAIRRTTSTTASSSSRPETTMQIESSYQEGR from the exons ATGCGAACTACTCTTGTAGTTTTCCTTGTTTCATTGCTGCAATGCACTTCTCAAGTGGTTGTAGCAAAAGATATTATGGAGTCTGGCCAAAACATAACTTCAGAATCTTCATCAAGCTTTCTTGTTTCAGCTGGACAGAGATTTGTACTAGGCTTCTTTCCTCGTCCCGAAAACACATCAGAAAGTTACCTGGGGATATGGTACAACACTAATCAAATACAATACCCTGGAAAACAAACAGTGGTATGGGTTGCCAACAGAGAGATTCCTGTTGTGAGTTCCAATGTTGGAGTCTTTCATATTGCAGATGATGGAAACCTTGTACTAGAAGATGCATCGAGTAAACGACGCTATTGGTCCACATCAATAAGCTCTGCATCCACGGCGACGAACAAAACAAGGAGAGTGCAGCTAATGGATTCTGGGAATCTGGTATTGttccatgaagaagaagatggagattACATATGGCAAAGCTTCCAACACCCCACAGACACGTTTCTTCCGGGAATGCAGATGGACATGGATGGCATggaattaaggagtggaaactTCACCTTCAAGATGGTTCGGAAGAAGCGTTATGTCATCTACTTGAATGATCAACAACTCTATTGGGAAAATGATGGACTCAATTCAGATGCACTGAGCCCTGACAAACTCGAATATTTAACTAACTGGACAGACATCGATATCCCTACGTCTTCACGTACGAAAGGTGTGAATCGGACGATGAAACTTTCAGCCACTATGAACATATCCAGCACTGGGACCTGGGAAGCCTTGTATAAGAAATACATGAACACAAGAATTGTGATGAATTCTTCAGGGGAGATACAGTATCTGAAGTGGGAAGAGGAAGACTCTACAGGTGCAGGATGGACGATGTTATGGAGGCAGCCATCGGACAAGTgccatatatataatttttgcgGCAACTTTAGTAGCTGCGACATTGCAGATGATTCGAGGATCTGCAAATGTTTACCAGGGTTTAAGGAGAATCAGATTCAGAGCCATGAGGGAGGGTCCAGATTCCCAGGATGTAACAGAAGTACACTATCACTGTATGACAGCAGAGGCATGATGTTCATTAACTTGACCATGGTGAGAGTGACCGCACCAGACCTCAAATCCCTCGCAGAAAGCGAAGATGAATGCCGGATTTCGTGCCTTAACATGTATCTTCCCCGGTGCCAAGCTTATTCGTATAATGGCTCTGTTTCAGATTATGATCGTCTTCCTCTCACATGTGGAATTTGGACACAGGATTTAACTACTCTTCAAGTGGTCCAAGATGATGGTGCTGCTACTGCTTCTCTTTCTGTTCTGGTCAACCGTTCAGATATag CACCAAAGGCAAAATCATGTGAGCCTTGTGGTATATACGTAATTCCTTATCCCCTAAGCACTGGACCAAGCTGTGGGGATGCCACCTACAACAAGTTCATCTGCAACAACTCAACAGGGCAGCTTAACTTCACAATCTCCGGTGGAGAATCGTACCGAGTTACTTGGATAGACCAAAATACCAGAAGGTTTTACATTCAAACCAGCAATTCTTATCGCTGTGATTCCAGCAGTCAAAATAGAGTCCCTGATCCTCCCTTTAATGTCACCAACTGGTGCTACGGAGCAGATGAAATTGAGGTCAGTTGGGATCCAGCGCCAGAACCCCCCTGTAATCACCTCGCAGACTGCAATGATTGGCCTCATTCAACATGCCGACACAAATTTCATCCAGGGGAAAAGAGGTGCTTTTGCCATTCAAAATATCACTGGGATGCCTCAACTCTTACTTGTACTCAAG GAGAGGAATCAAAAAACCACAAATTGCTATTGGTTGTAACTCTTACCGTCATGCTTTTGCTAGCATTTCCAGTGATATTTGCATATGTATGGAGAATCAAGACAAACCCCAAGATTG ACAGGGCGAACATTCTAATACAGGAGAGCTTGCATGATAGTGAAAGACAAGTCAAAGGTTTGATAGGCTTGGGAGGTTTAGAAGACAAACACAGTGAAAGCATTGCAGTGCCTTTTTATACTTACAGAAGCATTGTAGCAGCTACTGATAATTTCTCTGAGTCAAACAAGCTTGGAAGAGGAGGTTATGGACCAGTCTACAag GGAAGGTTTCCCGGAGGCCAAGATATTGCTGTAAAAAGGCTTTCAAGTGTTTCAACACAAGGCTTAGAGGAATTCAAAAATGAGATTGTTTTGATTGCCAAACTCCAACATCGGAACCTTGTTAGACTCAGAGGCTATTGCATAAAGGGAGATGAGAAGATTTTACTTTATGAATACATGCCGAACAAGAGCTTGGACTCTTTCATCTTTG ACCGTTCAAGAACTTTACTCCTTGAATGGCCAATGCGGTTTGACATAATCCTAGGCATTGCACGAGGATTGCTTTATCTTCACCAAGACTCTCAAAGAGAGTT CAATTGTAAACATATTGTTCATTACCGGATATTTACTCATGATTATTAGCTTGCTACATATAAcaaccgatttttttttttcttttctagcgGATATATGGCACCAGAATATGCTTTGGACGGGTATTTTTCAATCAAGTCCGATGTTTTCAGCTTTGGTGTAGTCTTATTAGAGATTCTCAGTGGAAAAAAGAACACAGGAttctttcaattcaaacaaactGCTACCCTTTTGGGATAT GCATGGGGACTATGGACAGAGAATAGGCTTATGAATTTAATGGATACATCTTTCAGTGGAACTTGCAATGAGAATCAATTTACCAAGTGTGCACAAATTGCACTCTTGTGTGTGCAAGATGAACCAAGTGATCGACCAACCATGTCAACTGTTGTGACAATGCTTGATAGCGAAATTGCAACCATCCCTATTCCTACGCAACCAACATTTTATGCAATTAGAAGGACTACAAGCACTACTGCATCTTCTTCGAGCAGACCAGAAACAACCATGCAAATTGAGAGCAGTTATCAAGAAGGGAGATAG